A region of Leclercia adecarboxylata DNA encodes the following proteins:
- the dam gene encoding adenine-specific DNA-methyltransferase: MKKNRAFLKWAGGKYPLLDDIQKHLPDGECLVEPFVGAGSVFLNTHYSRYILADINSDLISLYTIVKERTDEYVDEARKLFTPENNNPDVYYQHRAEFNQSQDKFRRALLFLYLNRHGYNGLCRYNLRGEFNVPFGRYKRPYFPQAELYHFAEKAQNAEFHCLSYEECMDKADANSVVYCDPPYAPLSATANFTAYHTNSFSPAEQARLAEMAEKLVSKSIPVLISNHDTPDTREWYKAAEHFQVKVRRSISSNGGTRKKVDELLALYLP; this comes from the coding sequence ATGAAAAAAAATCGCGCTTTTCTGAAATGGGCAGGGGGGAAATACCCCCTGCTCGATGATATTCAAAAACACCTGCCAGACGGCGAGTGTCTTGTCGAACCCTTTGTTGGCGCGGGCTCGGTATTTCTCAATACCCACTACTCCCGCTATATCCTTGCGGATATCAACAGCGATCTGATCAGCCTCTATACCATCGTAAAAGAGCGTACCGATGAGTACGTCGATGAGGCGCGCAAGCTGTTTACGCCAGAGAACAACAACCCGGACGTTTACTATCAGCATCGCGCTGAGTTTAATCAGAGCCAGGACAAGTTCCGCCGTGCGCTGTTGTTCCTCTATCTTAACCGCCATGGCTACAACGGCCTGTGCCGGTACAACCTGCGTGGTGAATTCAACGTGCCCTTTGGTCGCTACAAGCGCCCGTACTTCCCGCAGGCCGAGCTGTATCACTTTGCTGAAAAAGCGCAGAATGCGGAGTTCCATTGCCTCTCGTATGAAGAGTGTATGGATAAAGCTGACGCTAACTCGGTGGTCTACTGCGATCCGCCTTATGCTCCACTGTCGGCAACGGCGAACTTCACCGCCTATCATACCAACAGCTTCAGTCCCGCCGAGCAGGCGCGTCTGGCGGAGATGGCGGAAAAACTGGTCAGCAAAAGTATCCCGGTGTTAATTTCGAATCACGACACGCCCGATACGCGCGAATGGTACAAGGCCGCTGAGCATTTTCAGGTCAAGGTCCGGCGCAGCATCAGCAGCAACGGCGGTACACGTAAAAAGGTGGACGAACTGCTGGCTCTCTATCTGCCCTGA
- the damX gene encoding cell division protein DamX, with protein MDEFKPEDELKPDPSDRRTGRTRQSSERDNDPQINFDEVDLDNDDPRPSRGRAARDEREEEDYESEEDSMDEEPVERRPRKRKAAPAKPASRQYIMMGLGVLVLLLLIIGVGSALKAPSTTPAEQTASGEKSIDLSGSAADQANGTQPAPGTTSAENTAGNTQQEISLPPVASTPTQGQSPATPEGQQRVEVQGDLNNALTQPQSQQQVNNVVVNSTLPTEPATVAPVRGATGQQQTAATETAPRQTKPAQHQERKQTVIEPKREVKPQPVAKAEAPKAAAQPKHTETATSAPAKAPAATAAAPKATATPAPAATASTPAATAPAATASTPAATAPAASASTGKSTGNVSSLKSAPSSNYTLQLSSSSSYDNLNGWAKKSNLKNFVVYETTRNGQPWYVLVSGVYSSKDEAKRAVATLPADVQAKNPWAKPIRQVQSDLK; from the coding sequence ATGGATGAATTCAAACCAGAAGACGAGCTGAAACCCGATCCCAGCGATCGTCGTACTGGTCGTACTCGCCAGTCTTCAGAACGTGATAACGATCCGCAAATTAACTTTGATGAGGTCGATCTGGACAATGACGATCCTCGTCCTTCGCGTGGCCGCGCCGCCCGCGACGAGCGTGAAGAAGAGGATTATGAGTCCGAAGAAGATTCAATGGACGAAGAGCCCGTAGAGCGTCGCCCGCGTAAGCGTAAAGCCGCTCCGGCGAAGCCCGCTTCCCGCCAGTACATTATGATGGGTCTGGGCGTGCTGGTCCTGCTGCTGCTGATTATCGGCGTCGGCTCTGCACTCAAAGCCCCGTCAACCACGCCTGCTGAACAAACCGCGTCCGGCGAGAAGAGCATCGATCTCTCCGGCAGTGCTGCCGATCAGGCGAATGGCACCCAGCCTGCGCCAGGCACCACTTCTGCAGAGAATACTGCCGGGAATACCCAGCAGGAGATCTCTCTGCCGCCAGTTGCCTCCACGCCAACTCAGGGCCAGTCTCCGGCGACCCCGGAAGGCCAGCAGCGTGTTGAAGTGCAGGGCGATCTGAATAATGCCCTGACGCAGCCGCAGAGCCAGCAGCAGGTCAACAACGTGGTGGTTAACTCCACGCTGCCGACCGAGCCTGCGACCGTCGCGCCAGTTCGTGGTGCCACCGGGCAGCAGCAGACGGCGGCTACAGAAACTGCGCCACGTCAGACTAAACCTGCACAGCATCAGGAACGTAAGCAGACGGTTATCGAGCCGAAGCGTGAAGTGAAGCCACAGCCAGTTGCCAAAGCCGAAGCGCCGAAAGCCGCCGCGCAGCCGAAGCACACTGAAACGGCAACCAGCGCCCCGGCCAAAGCGCCAGCGGCAACCGCGGCGGCACCGAAAGCGACGGCTACGCCAGCGCCGGCGGCAACCGCCTCGACGCCAGCAGCAACCGCGCCTGCGGCAACCGCCTCGACGCCAGCAGCAACCGCGCCTGCGGCTTCTGCCAGCACCGGTAAATCTACAGGGAATGTGAGTTCACTGAAGTCTGCGCCGTCCAGCAACTACACGTTGCAGCTGAGCAGCTCTTCCAGCTATGACAACCTCAACGGCTGGGCGAAAAAATCAAACCTGAAAAACTTCGTTGTTTACGAGACCACCCGTAACGGTCAGCCATGGTATGTGCTGGTGAGCGGTGTGTACTCTTCTAAAGATGAAGCAAAACGCGCGGTTGCCACGCTGCCAGCCGACGTTCAGGCGAAAAATCCGTGGGCGAAGCCGATCCGTCAGGTTCAGTCCGATTTGAAGTAA
- the aroB gene encoding 3-dehydroquinate synthase has translation MERITVTLGERSYPITIAAGLFNDPASFLPLKAGDQAMLVTNETLAPLYLDRVRQLLEQAGVKVDSVILPDGEQYKSLTVLDTVFTALLQKPHGRDTTLLALGGGVVGDLTGFAAASYQRGVRFIQIPTTLLSQVDSSVGGKTAVNHPLGKNMIGAFYQPASVVVDLDCLQTLPQRELASGLAEVIKYGIILDGEFFSWLEENMDALLRLDGQAMAYCIRRCCELKAEVVAADERETGLRALLNLGHTYGHAIEAEMGYGNWLHGEAVAAGMVMAARTSERLGQFSKADTQRIITLLERAGLPVTGPREMSAQAYLPHMMRDKKVLAGEMRLVLPLAIGKSEVRGGVPHDVVLGAIADCQQA, from the coding sequence ATGGAGAGGATTACAGTCACTCTCGGTGAACGGAGTTACCCTATCACTATCGCGGCTGGTTTGTTTAACGACCCAGCTTCCTTCTTACCACTGAAAGCGGGTGATCAGGCAATGCTGGTCACCAATGAGACTCTGGCTCCGCTTTATCTCGACCGCGTACGTCAGCTGCTCGAACAGGCTGGCGTGAAGGTCGACAGTGTGATTCTGCCTGATGGCGAGCAGTATAAAAGCCTGACGGTACTCGATACCGTCTTCACCGCATTACTGCAAAAACCGCACGGTCGCGACACTACACTGCTGGCTTTAGGCGGCGGTGTCGTTGGCGATCTGACGGGGTTTGCTGCGGCAAGCTATCAGCGCGGTGTCCGTTTTATTCAAATTCCTACCACGCTGTTGTCGCAGGTCGACTCTTCCGTTGGTGGCAAAACCGCCGTTAACCATCCGCTTGGCAAAAACATGATTGGCGCGTTCTACCAGCCCGCTTCGGTGGTGGTGGATCTCGACTGTCTGCAAACGCTGCCTCAGCGCGAGCTGGCCTCTGGCCTGGCGGAAGTGATCAAGTACGGCATTATTCTGGACGGCGAGTTCTTTAGCTGGCTTGAAGAGAATATGGACGCCCTGTTGCGCCTGGATGGTCAGGCGATGGCGTACTGTATTCGCCGTTGTTGTGAGCTGAAAGCAGAAGTGGTTGCCGCAGACGAGCGCGAAACAGGCTTACGTGCTTTACTGAATCTGGGGCACACCTACGGTCATGCTATCGAAGCCGAAATGGGCTACGGTAACTGGCTGCATGGCGAGGCCGTGGCGGCGGGAATGGTAATGGCCGCACGCACCTCGGAGCGTCTGGGTCAGTTCAGCAAGGCGGATACACAACGCATTATCACGCTGCTTGAGCGCGCCGGTTTGCCGGTGACGGGGCCGCGAGAAATGTCAGCGCAGGCCTACTTGCCGCACATGATGCGTGATAAAAAAGTATTAGCAGGCGAGATGCGTCTGGTACTCCCGCTTGCCATCGGAAAGAGTGAAGTTCGTGGCGGTGTGCCGCACGATGTCGTTCTTGGCGCTATTGCTGATTGCCAGCAAGCGTAA
- the aroK gene encoding shikimate kinase AroK, which translates to MAEKRNIFLVGPMGAGKSTIGRQLAQQLNMEFYDSDQEIEKRTGADVGWVFDVEGEEGFRDREEKVINELTEKQGIVLATGGGSVKSRETRNRLSARGVVVYLETTIEKQLARTQRDKKRPLLQVETPPREVLEALAGERNPLYEEIADVTIRTDDQSAKVVANQIIHMLESN; encoded by the coding sequence ATGGCAGAGAAACGCAATATCTTTCTGGTTGGGCCTATGGGTGCCGGCAAAAGCACTATTGGGCGCCAGTTAGCTCAACAACTCAATATGGAATTTTACGATTCTGATCAAGAGATTGAGAAACGAACCGGAGCTGATGTGGGCTGGGTCTTCGACGTAGAAGGCGAAGAGGGTTTCCGTGACCGTGAAGAAAAAGTCATCAATGAACTTACGGAAAAGCAGGGCATTGTGCTGGCTACCGGCGGCGGCTCTGTAAAATCTCGCGAAACTCGCAACCGTCTCTCCGCCCGCGGTGTCGTGGTCTATCTCGAAACGACCATCGAAAAACAACTGGCGCGTACGCAGCGTGATAAAAAACGCCCGTTGCTACAGGTTGAGACGCCTCCACGCGAAGTTCTGGAAGCACTGGCTGGTGAACGCAATCCGCTGTACGAAGAGATTGCTGACGTCACCATTCGCACAGACGACCAGAGCGCAAAAGTGGTCGCAAACCAGATTATTCATATGCTGGAAAGCAACTGA
- a CDS encoding HofP DNA utilization family protein yields the protein MRVNRGVLLLLPLLLGMRDPFQAPVSRCPDAVLSQWRYAGLVSGAVPVGIVRDETSRWLRVRRGETLPQGGRVMTLDEKELVIDTSEVCEQPLWRWQRQGTKHENRDRGTAADRQPGAGSGNGGRQSGGG from the coding sequence ATGCGGGTTAACAGGGGCGTGCTGCTTTTACTGCCGCTGCTTCTCGGCATGCGCGATCCGTTTCAGGCCCCGGTATCACGCTGCCCCGACGCCGTCCTGAGCCAGTGGCGTTATGCCGGGCTGGTGTCCGGCGCGGTGCCGGTGGGGATCGTCAGGGATGAAACGTCGCGCTGGCTGCGGGTGCGCCGCGGCGAGACGCTGCCTCAGGGTGGGCGGGTAATGACGCTGGATGAAAAGGAGCTGGTCATCGACACCTCTGAGGTCTGTGAACAGCCGCTGTGGCGATGGCAACGACAAGGAACGAAACATGAAAACAGGGATCGTGGCACTGCTGCTGATCGCCAGCCAGGCGCTGGCAGCGGAAACGGCGGCCGTCAATCTGGTGGTGGATGA
- a CDS encoding HofO, with amino-acid sequence MRIHPDIWYRLSPRWRGLCWGVSSGLMLFGVTGVQLHIQHQQLTTQQAQHEQDAAINARLWTAVRKLFPEDDVPASVATRPFSPLEFDTGEMRMVRWQPVSAGGELVVDAVWAQIPTLFATLARRDVAVGRFTIQPEQQKLRITLQLERQNAG; translated from the coding sequence ATGCGGATCCATCCTGACATCTGGTACAGGCTGTCTCCGCGCTGGCGCGGCCTGTGCTGGGGCGTCAGTTCCGGGCTGATGCTGTTCGGCGTCACCGGTGTGCAGCTACACATACAGCATCAACAGCTCACGACGCAGCAGGCTCAGCATGAACAAGATGCGGCGATCAACGCCCGCTTATGGACCGCAGTGCGTAAGCTCTTCCCCGAGGATGACGTCCCAGCGTCCGTGGCAACGCGCCCTTTTTCGCCGCTGGAGTTCGATACCGGTGAGATGCGGATGGTGCGCTGGCAGCCCGTCAGCGCAGGCGGGGAGCTGGTGGTCGATGCGGTGTGGGCGCAGATCCCCACGCTGTTTGCCACCCTCGCCCGGCGCGATGTGGCGGTCGGGCGTTTTACCATCCAGCCAGAGCAGCAAAAGCTACGGATTACCCTCCAGCTGGAGCGGCAGAATGCGGGTTAA
- a CDS encoding PilN domain-containing protein, translated as MRTANLLPWRQQQKRHCLRFWGLLFTGSLLLTLVLWTALRASSSLQTDVYAHRQASDLALRQALEQRQKQWAARVVQRQQRQRWARQKASTEAWQAELIALAHALPEQAWLAQLRFKQSTLSLHGYATTLPALAALETALRLLPGFGPGTPGEMRQDAQGRWEFSWTLTRKEQAYADPS; from the coding sequence ATGAGGACCGCAAACCTGCTGCCGTGGCGTCAGCAACAAAAACGCCACTGCCTGCGCTTCTGGGGCCTGCTGTTTACCGGCTCGCTGCTCTTAACGCTGGTGCTCTGGACGGCCCTTCGGGCCAGCTCATCTCTGCAGACGGATGTTTACGCCCATAGGCAGGCCAGCGATCTGGCGCTGCGACAGGCGCTGGAGCAGCGGCAAAAGCAGTGGGCGGCGCGTGTTGTTCAGCGCCAGCAACGCCAGCGCTGGGCGCGGCAAAAAGCCAGCACGGAGGCCTGGCAGGCGGAACTGATCGCCCTGGCCCACGCCCTGCCGGAGCAGGCATGGCTGGCGCAGCTTCGCTTTAAGCAGTCCACGCTCTCGCTCCACGGATACGCCACTACCTTACCGGCGCTTGCGGCGCTGGAGACGGCACTACGCCTGCTGCCCGGATTCGGGCCGGGAACGCCGGGGGAGATGCGCCAGGACGCGCAGGGACGCTGGGAGTTTAGCTGGACGCTGACCCGCAAGGAGCAGGCTTATGCGGATCCATCCTGA
- the pilM gene encoding pilus assembly protein PilM — translation MAFKTWRTGVHIQQDKVLAVALVREKSGWGLRRWWQLPLAEGIIHDGQILQPEQLAAALREWRQTLPHQHQIFLAFPAARTLQRTLPRPAMTLRDSEQTAWIASALSRELEMAPEALRFDYAEDTFSQTFQITAAQNKEIDALLELARVLRLQLTTITPDAGALTHLLPFVQAPAQCIAWRDRDQWLWAMRHQWGRRGLAEAPDVERLAALLALRVEEIACCDMASFDPWCVVPHRQPPLPENGADFSVALALAAGVYPV, via the coding sequence ATGGCGTTTAAAACATGGCGAACAGGCGTTCATATTCAACAGGATAAGGTTCTGGCCGTCGCGCTGGTGCGCGAAAAGTCGGGGTGGGGTCTGCGCCGCTGGTGGCAGCTCCCCCTGGCGGAGGGCATTATCCACGACGGGCAAATTCTTCAGCCCGAACAACTGGCTGCGGCCCTGCGCGAATGGCGTCAGACGCTGCCGCATCAGCATCAAATATTTCTCGCCTTTCCGGCTGCCCGCACCCTGCAGCGCACGCTGCCGCGCCCGGCGATGACCCTGCGCGACAGCGAGCAGACGGCCTGGATTGCATCCGCGTTGAGCCGTGAACTGGAGATGGCGCCCGAAGCCCTGCGTTTTGACTATGCAGAAGATACCTTCAGCCAGACATTTCAGATTACTGCCGCACAAAATAAGGAGATCGACGCGCTTCTGGAGCTGGCCCGGGTCCTGCGCCTGCAACTCACCACCATCACGCCCGATGCCGGAGCGCTGACGCATCTGCTGCCTTTTGTGCAGGCGCCCGCCCAGTGTATCGCCTGGCGCGATCGGGACCAGTGGCTCTGGGCGATGCGCCACCAGTGGGGCAGGCGCGGGCTGGCGGAAGCCCCCGACGTCGAACGGCTGGCCGCGCTGCTGGCGCTCAGGGTTGAGGAGATCGCCTGCTGCGATATGGCCAGTTTCGATCCCTGGTGCGTGGTACCCCACCGGCAGCCGCCGCTGCCTGAAAATGGCGCGGATTTTAGCGTCGCGCTGGCGCTGGCGGCGGGAGTCTATCCGGTATGA
- the mrcA gene encoding peptidoglycan glycosyltransferase/peptidoglycan DD-transpeptidase MrcA translates to MKFVKYLLILAVCCILLGAGSIFGLYKYIEPQLPDVATLRDVRLQIPMQVYSADGELIAQYGEKRRIPLTLNQIPPVMVKAFIATEDSRFYEHHGVDPVGIFRAASVALFSGHASQGASTITQQLARNFFLSPEKTLMRKVKEVFLAIRIEQLLNKDEILELYLNKIYLGYRAYGVGAAAQVYFGKSIEQLTLSEMATIAGLPKAPSTFNPLYSLDRATARRNVVLSRMLSEGYISQTQYDQARNDVIDANYHAPEIAFSAPYLSEMVRQEMVSRYGEQAYEDGYRVYTTISRNVQQGAQQAVRNNVIDYDMRHGYRGPSNVLWKVGESAWNSKKITDTLKPLPGYGPFVAAVVTQANPQEATAMLADGTSVSLRMEGVRWARPYRSDTQQGVTPRKVTDAVQVGQQIWVRQVNDAWWLGQIPDVNSALVSIDPHNGAVLALVGGFDFNQSKFNRATQALRQVGSNIKPFLYTAAMDKGLTLASILNDVPISRWDAGAGSDWRPKNSPAEYAGPIRLRQGLGQSKNVVMVRAMRAMGVDYAAEYLQRFGFPAQNIVHTESLALGSASFTPLQVARGYAVMANGGFLVDPFFISKIENDQGGVLFDARPKIACAECDIPVIYGDTPKSEALNNQDMEDVAISQEQQNAAVPMPQLQQANQALVAQTGAQEYAPHVINTPLAFLIKSALNSNIFGEPGWQGTGWRAGRDLQRKDIGGKTGTTNSSKDAWFSGYGPGAVTSVWIGFDDHRRDLGRTTASGAIKDQISGYEGGAKSAQPAWDAFMKVVLDGVPEQPLTPPPGIVTVNIDRSSGQLANGGNSREEYFIEGTQPTHQVVHEVGTTLIDNGETQELF, encoded by the coding sequence GTGAAGTTCGTAAAGTATTTATTGATCCTTGCAGTCTGTTGCATTCTGCTTGGAGCAGGCTCGATTTTTGGTTTGTACAAATATATTGAGCCGCAACTGCCTGATGTCGCTACGCTTCGTGACGTACGACTTCAGATCCCGATGCAGGTTTATAGCGCCGATGGCGAGCTGATTGCCCAGTACGGTGAAAAGCGCCGTATCCCGCTGACGCTGAATCAAATTCCGCCAGTCATGGTGAAAGCCTTTATTGCCACAGAAGACAGCCGCTTTTATGAGCACCACGGCGTTGACCCGGTGGGGATTTTCCGTGCTGCAAGCGTAGCGCTGTTCTCCGGCCATGCTTCGCAGGGGGCAAGTACCATCACCCAGCAGCTGGCGCGTAACTTCTTCCTGAGCCCTGAAAAAACGCTGATGCGTAAGGTTAAGGAAGTGTTCCTGGCGATCCGCATTGAGCAGTTGCTGAACAAAGATGAGATCCTTGAGCTTTACCTCAACAAGATCTATCTCGGCTACCGTGCCTATGGCGTGGGCGCGGCGGCGCAGGTCTATTTCGGTAAATCCATCGAGCAGCTCACCCTGAGTGAGATGGCCACCATCGCCGGTCTGCCGAAGGCGCCTTCCACCTTTAACCCGCTCTACTCGCTGGATCGCGCTACGGCGCGTCGCAACGTGGTGCTGTCGCGTATGCTGAGCGAGGGCTATATCAGCCAGACCCAGTACGATCAGGCGCGCAACGATGTGATTGACGCCAACTACCATGCCCCGGAAATTGCCTTCTCCGCGCCGTACCTCAGCGAGATGGTTCGTCAGGAGATGGTTTCCCGCTACGGCGAGCAGGCCTACGAAGATGGTTACCGCGTTTACACCACCATCAGCCGCAACGTCCAGCAGGGCGCGCAGCAGGCGGTGCGTAACAACGTGATTGATTACGATATGCGTCACGGCTACCGCGGTCCGTCAAACGTGCTGTGGAAAGTGGGTGAATCGGCGTGGAACAGCAAAAAAATCACCGATACCCTGAAGCCGCTTCCGGGCTACGGGCCGTTCGTGGCGGCGGTGGTGACCCAGGCCAATCCGCAGGAAGCCACGGCGATGCTCGCCGACGGCACTTCGGTGTCGCTGCGGATGGAAGGGGTGCGCTGGGCGCGTCCGTATCGCTCTGATACGCAGCAGGGCGTGACGCCGCGTAAAGTGACCGATGCGGTACAGGTAGGTCAGCAAATCTGGGTTCGCCAGGTGAACGACGCCTGGTGGCTGGGGCAGATCCCGGACGTTAACTCGGCGCTGGTCTCCATCGATCCGCATAACGGCGCGGTGCTCGCGCTGGTTGGCGGCTTCGACTTTAACCAGAGCAAATTTAACCGTGCCACTCAGGCGCTGCGTCAGGTCGGTTCCAATATCAAACCCTTCCTCTACACCGCGGCAATGGATAAGGGTCTGACCCTCGCCAGTATCCTCAATGACGTGCCGATCTCCCGCTGGGATGCCGGGGCCGGTTCCGACTGGCGTCCGAAAAACTCACCCGCAGAGTACGCCGGTCCGATTCGCCTGCGTCAGGGGCTGGGACAGTCGAAAAACGTGGTGATGGTGCGCGCCATGCGTGCCATGGGCGTCGATTATGCGGCGGAATATCTGCAGCGCTTCGGCTTCCCGGCGCAAAATATCGTGCATACCGAGTCGCTGGCGCTGGGCTCCGCCTCCTTTACCCCGCTGCAGGTCGCGCGCGGCTATGCGGTGATGGCCAACGGCGGCTTCCTGGTCGATCCGTTCTTCATCAGCAAAATCGAGAACGATCAGGGCGGTGTCCTGTTTGACGCCCGACCGAAAATCGCCTGCGCAGAGTGTGATATTCCGGTGATCTACGGTGACACGCCTAAGTCAGAGGCGCTGAACAACCAGGACATGGAAGATGTCGCGATTTCTCAGGAGCAGCAGAATGCGGCGGTGCCGATGCCGCAGCTCCAGCAGGCGAACCAGGCGCTGGTTGCCCAGACCGGTGCTCAGGAGTATGCCCCGCACGTGATTAACACCCCGCTGGCGTTCCTGATCAAAAGCGCGCTGAACAGCAACATCTTTGGTGAACCAGGCTGGCAGGGCACGGGCTGGCGTGCCGGTCGTGATTTGCAGCGCAAGGACATCGGCGGCAAAACCGGGACCACCAACAGCTCGAAAGATGCCTGGTTCTCGGGTTACGGTCCGGGTGCGGTAACGTCGGTGTGGATCGGCTTTGACGATCACCGTCGTGATTTAGGCCGTACCACGGCGTCCGGAGCGATTAAAGATCAGATTTCCGGTTACGAAGGCGGAGCCAAAAGCGCTCAGCCGGCGTGGGATGCCTTTATGAAAGTCGTTCTTGATGGCGTACCGGAACAGCCGCTCACGCCACCGCCGGGTATCGTCACGGTCAATATCGATCGCAGCAGCGGTCAGCTGGCTAACGGCGGTAACAGTCGTGAAGAGTATTTCATCGAAGGCACGCAGCCAACGCATCAGGTGGTGCATGAGGTGGGTACAACCTTGATTGATAACGGCGAAACGCAGGAGCTCTTCTGA
- the nudE gene encoding ADP compounds hydrolase NudE, producing MSKPLQKPTILNVETVAKSRLFNVESVDLEFSNGVRRVYERMRPSTREAVMIVPIVDEHLILIREYAVGTESYELGFSKGLIDPGESVYEAANRELKEEVGFGAKELTFLKKLSMAPSYFSSKMNIVLAEDLYPESLEGDEPEPLPQVRWPLAHLMDLLEEPDFNEARNVSALFLVREWLKGQGRL from the coding sequence ATGAGCAAACCCTTACAAAAGCCCACCATCCTGAATGTTGAAACCGTCGCCAAATCGCGCCTGTTTAACGTTGAGAGCGTGGACCTGGAGTTTAGTAACGGCGTGCGCCGCGTCTACGAGCGTATGCGTCCCTCCACGCGCGAAGCCGTCATGATTGTGCCTATTGTCGACGAGCACCTGATTTTAATCCGCGAATACGCGGTGGGAACGGAATCTTACGAGCTGGGCTTTTCAAAGGGACTTATCGATCCCGGCGAGTCGGTTTATGAAGCCGCAAACCGTGAGCTGAAAGAAGAGGTCGGTTTTGGTGCGAAAGAGCTCACTTTCCTGAAAAAGCTCAGCATGGCACCGTCTTATTTCTCCAGCAAAATGAATATCGTGCTGGCGGAAGATCTCTACCCTGAGTCGCTGGAAGGGGATGAACCGGAACCGCTGCCGCAGGTACGCTGGCCGCTGGCGCATCTGATGGATCTGCTGGAAGAGCCTGATTTTAACGAAGCCCGGAACGTAAGCGCGCTGTTCCTGGTGCGTGAATGGCTGAAAGGACAGGGAAGGCTGTAG